A region of Stigmatopora nigra isolate UIUO_SnigA chromosome 6, RoL_Snig_1.1, whole genome shotgun sequence DNA encodes the following proteins:
- the dusp5 gene encoding dual specificity protein phosphatase 5, protein MPAAMDLYNMPAAMDLYNYKWIPVEDSQMADISSHFQEAIEFIDQIKQSGGKVLVHCEAGISRSPTICMAYITRTQQLKMDAAFDIIKEHRAVISPNLSFMGQLLQFELEVLSTAPAHAATPESTTPHVTESAFFFDNDIATSFNTKNSKKKNSDCLSYLKKNCM, encoded by the exons ATGCCGGCAGCTATGGACCTTTATAACATGCCGGCAGCTATGGACCTTTATAACTACAAGTGGATCCCAGTGGAAGACAGCCAAATGGCGGACATCAGCTCCCACTTTCAAGAGGCAATAGAATTTATCG ATCAAATAAAGCAATCTGGGGGAAAGGTCCTCGTCCACTGTGAAGCGGGCATTTCTCGTTCCCCCACCATATGCATGGCATACATCACGAGAACCCAGCAGCTTAAAATGGATGCAGCATTCGACATCATCAAGGAGCACCGGGCCGTTATCTCACCCAATCTTAGTTTCATGGGACAGCTGCTGCAGTTCGAGTTGGAGGTCCTGTCGACAGCACCTGCTCATGCTGCCACACCTGAATCCACCACTCCCCATGTCACGGAGTCTGCATTCTTTTTTGACAATGACATCGCCACCTCCTTCAACACCAAAAACTCAAAGAAAAAGAACAGTGACTGTTTGTCTTACTTGAAGAAGAATTGCATGTAA